A genomic stretch from Pseudomonas alkylphenolica includes:
- the mdtD gene encoding multidrug transporter subunit MdtD, with the protein MPNRAPLDPVTARWIPWVVAIAFFMQSLDGTILNTALPAMARDLAEDPLRMQSVIIAYMLTVALLIPASGWIADRFGTKRIFFGAILLFSFGSLLCALAESLSMLVAARVVQGLGGALMLPVGRLVVLRAYPRSELVRIMSFITIPGLLGPLLGPTMGGWLVEILSWHWIFLLNLPVGVIGCYAVWRFIPDLRGSERTRFDGVGFVLFGAAMVLITIAMEGLGELHLPHLRVMLLLFAGMACLAAYWLRAGSVDNPLFSPRLFRTRTFSVGILGNLFARLGSGALPFLVPLLLQVALGYSPAQAGMSMIPLAAAAMLAKSIARPLIERFGYRTILTGNTLLLGLLLASLGLVDEQTPYALLLFQLGLLGAVNSMQFTAMNTVTLIDLDDASASSGNSLLSVVAQLSLSLGVACAGALLGGFTASGSAEGIESTLGAFQLTFLTIGLMAMLAAAIFMQLSRTDGRRAPRPEPEIEP; encoded by the coding sequence ATGCCCAACCGCGCCCCGCTGGACCCTGTCACCGCCCGCTGGATCCCCTGGGTCGTAGCCATCGCCTTCTTCATGCAGTCGCTGGACGGCACCATCCTCAACACCGCCCTGCCGGCCATGGCCCGCGACTTGGCCGAAGACCCGCTGCGCATGCAGTCGGTGATCATCGCCTACATGCTCACCGTAGCCCTGCTGATCCCTGCCTCGGGCTGGATCGCCGACCGCTTCGGCACCAAACGGATCTTCTTCGGCGCCATTTTGCTGTTCAGTTTCGGCTCGCTGCTCTGCGCCCTGGCCGAAAGCCTGAGCATGCTGGTAGCGGCGCGGGTGGTCCAGGGCCTGGGCGGCGCCTTGATGCTGCCGGTCGGAAGGCTGGTGGTGCTGCGCGCCTACCCGCGTTCGGAGCTGGTGCGGATCATGAGCTTCATCACCATCCCCGGTCTGCTCGGTCCGCTGCTGGGCCCGACCATGGGCGGCTGGCTGGTGGAAATCCTCAGCTGGCACTGGATCTTCCTGCTCAACCTGCCGGTCGGTGTCATCGGCTGTTACGCCGTCTGGCGCTTCATCCCCGACCTGCGTGGCAGCGAGCGCACGCGCTTCGACGGCGTCGGCTTTGTGCTGTTCGGTGCGGCCATGGTGCTGATCACCATTGCCATGGAAGGCCTGGGCGAACTGCACCTGCCACACCTGCGGGTGATGTTGTTGCTGTTCGCCGGTATGGCGTGCCTAGCGGCTTACTGGCTGCGCGCAGGCAGCGTCGACAATCCGCTGTTTTCGCCCAGGCTGTTTCGCACCCGGACCTTCTCCGTCGGCATCCTCGGCAACCTGTTCGCCCGTCTGGGCAGTGGCGCCCTGCCGTTTCTGGTGCCGTTGCTGTTGCAGGTAGCCCTGGGTTACTCGCCGGCACAGGCCGGTATGAGCATGATTCCCCTGGCGGCGGCAGCGATGCTGGCCAAATCCATCGCCCGGCCACTGATCGAACGCTTCGGCTACCGCACCATCCTCACCGGCAACACCCTGTTGCTCGGCCTGTTGCTGGCCAGTCTGGGGCTGGTGGACGAGCAAACGCCCTATGCCCTGCTGCTGTTCCAGCTGGGTCTGCTCGGCGCGGTGAACTCCATGCAGTTCACGGCGATGAACACGGTGACCCTGATCGACCTCGACGACGCCAGCGCCAGCAGTGGCAACAGCCTGCTGTCGGTGGTGGCGCAGCTGTCCCTGAGCCTTGGCGTGGCGTGTGCCGGCGCACTGCTCGGCGGCTTCACGGCGTCGGGCAGTGCCGAAGGCATCGAGAGCACGCTGGGCGCGTTTCAGCTGACCTTCCTGACGATCGGTCTGATGGCCATGCTGGCCGCCGCGATCTTCATGCAGCTGTCGAGGACGGACGGAAGGCGTGCCCCTCGTCCGGAACCGGAGATCGAGCCTTAG
- a CDS encoding TldD/PmbA family protein gives MAATPLQSFQSLVASLQKQVRAPEHFTLSYSAEHSQFIRFNHAKVRQAGEVQQASCVLKLVKDGRQAELQFTLGNDADVDQQRLAEAIGQLRQTLPLLEADPYLQLNDSDWQSHSVQDQTLPEIEQVLAQIELGAGELDLVGIYAAGPICRGFASSFGAFGWHQANSFNFDWSLFHSNGQAVKANYAGQQWNSDAFALRLRQAREQLEYLGRPLKTLAPGEYRAYLAPAAIDEIMGMLCWGGFSAQSLATKNSPLQRLYAGDARLNPLVSIAEQVSGSLSPAFSDEGTPRSDLRLIEQGQGLDRLICARSAAEFELAANGADGHESPCALSMAAGDLEQRDILSRLGTGLYISNLWYLNFSDLPAARMTGLTRFATFWVEDGQIQAPVSTMRFDDSVYSLLGSQLEALTAERELILSTSTYGQRQTSSSHLPGALVKRLTLTL, from the coding sequence ATGGCTGCCACCCCACTGCAAAGCTTCCAGAGCCTGGTCGCCAGCCTGCAAAAGCAGGTACGCGCGCCCGAACACTTCACCCTCAGCTACAGTGCCGAACACTCGCAGTTCATTCGCTTCAACCACGCCAAAGTGCGCCAGGCCGGCGAGGTGCAGCAGGCCAGCTGCGTCCTCAAGCTGGTCAAGGACGGGCGCCAGGCTGAGCTGCAGTTCACCCTCGGCAACGACGCCGACGTCGATCAGCAGCGCCTGGCCGAGGCTATCGGGCAACTGCGTCAGACCTTGCCATTGCTTGAAGCCGACCCTTACCTGCAGCTCAACGACAGCGACTGGCAAAGCCACAGCGTGCAAGATCAGACGCTGCCTGAGATAGAACAGGTGCTGGCACAAATCGAGCTCGGCGCCGGCGAACTGGACCTGGTTGGCATCTATGCCGCAGGCCCGATTTGCCGAGGCTTTGCCAGTTCGTTCGGCGCGTTTGGCTGGCACCAGGCCAACAGCTTCAACTTTGACTGGAGCTTGTTCCACAGCAACGGCCAGGCGGTCAAAGCCAACTATGCCGGGCAGCAGTGGAACAGCGACGCCTTTGCCCTGCGCCTGCGCCAGGCACGCGAACAGCTGGAATACCTCGGCCGCCCGCTCAAGACCCTGGCACCCGGCGAGTACCGCGCCTACCTGGCTCCGGCGGCAATCGATGAAATCATGGGCATGCTCTGCTGGGGCGGGTTTTCCGCGCAGTCGCTGGCGACCAAGAACAGTCCGTTGCAACGCCTGTACGCCGGTGATGCGCGCCTGAATCCGCTGGTCAGCATTGCCGAGCAGGTCAGCGGCTCGTTGAGCCCGGCGTTTTCCGACGAGGGCACGCCGCGCAGCGATTTGCGCCTGATCGAGCAAGGCCAGGGGCTCGACCGCCTGATCTGCGCCCGCAGCGCCGCCGAGTTCGAGTTGGCGGCCAACGGTGCCGACGGGCATGAGTCACCTTGCGCCCTGAGCATGGCCGCTGGCGACCTCGAACAGCGCGACATCCTCAGTCGCCTGGGCACTGGCCTGTACATCAGCAACCTCTGGTACCTGAACTTCTCCGACCTGCCGGCCGCGCGCATGACCGGCCTGACCCGCTTCGCCACGTTCTGGGTCGAGGACGGACAGATCCAGGCACCGGTCAGCACCATGCGCTTTGATGACAGCGTCTACAGTTTGTTGGGTTCACAACTGGAGGCTCTGACCGCAGAGCGGGAGTTGATTCTGTCGACCAGTACTTACGGCCAAAGGCAGACCAGTTCGAGCCATTTGCCGGGGGCTTTGGTTAAACGCCTGACGTTGACATTGTGA
- a CDS encoding TldD/PmbA family protein: MFEMTALLRQRFAALRSGAEFFSLRYVQQSQQQLSVRKNVAEPPFFFRDEGAMLTVRLKGVEAYAATADLSQSGLQRALEQAERLAAQIGARALLDLSEQPVATQRSDYRSPNLEQPLPSLADCYDLLAGESNSVPADSRLVNWQASLGISNVEQIYLNTAGAELRQAQRFIYPGFAVTAFDGQDSQSRTLGRENFGQQGGLDVIERCGLVGAGVKVADQALQLLLAPNTPSGVRDLLLMPDQMMLQIHESIGHPLEMDRILGDERNYAGTSFVKASDFGTLQYGSKLLNVTFDPTIGEELASYSHDDDGSAASKQFLIRDGLLLRPLGGALSQFRSGLDGVANSRACGWNRAPIDRMANLNIEPGDQSLEQLIVNIEHGILMRTNRSWSIDDARNKFQFGCEWGQLIENGELKGVVKNPNYRGISAQFWGNLSAVGDASTLQVLGTPNCGKGEPNQVVRVGHASPACVFSQIDVFGGDA; encoded by the coding sequence ATGTTCGAGATGACTGCATTGCTGCGCCAGCGCTTTGCCGCCCTGCGCAGCGGTGCCGAGTTTTTTTCCCTGCGCTATGTGCAGCAGTCCCAGCAGCAACTGTCAGTGCGCAAAAACGTTGCCGAGCCGCCGTTCTTCTTCCGCGATGAAGGGGCCATGCTGACGGTCCGGCTCAAGGGCGTGGAAGCCTACGCCGCCACTGCCGACCTGTCCCAGTCCGGCCTGCAACGCGCCCTGGAACAGGCCGAGCGACTCGCCGCGCAGATTGGCGCACGTGCCCTGCTTGACCTCAGCGAGCAACCGGTAGCCACGCAGCGCAGCGACTATCGCTCGCCAAACCTCGAACAGCCCTTGCCATCCCTGGCCGACTGCTATGACCTGCTCGCCGGTGAGTCGAACAGTGTGCCCGCCGACAGCCGCCTGGTGAACTGGCAGGCCAGCCTTGGCATCAGCAACGTCGAACAGATTTACTTGAACACCGCCGGTGCCGAACTGCGCCAGGCTCAACGCTTTATCTATCCAGGCTTCGCAGTCACCGCCTTCGATGGTCAGGACAGCCAGAGCCGCACCCTGGGCCGGGAGAACTTCGGCCAGCAGGGCGGCCTGGATGTCATCGAACGCTGCGGCCTGGTTGGCGCTGGCGTCAAGGTCGCCGACCAGGCGCTGCAACTGCTGCTGGCGCCCAATACCCCGAGCGGCGTGCGCGATCTGCTGTTGATGCCGGACCAGATGATGCTGCAGATCCATGAGTCCATCGGTCACCCGCTGGAAATGGACCGCATCCTTGGCGACGAGCGCAACTACGCCGGTACCAGCTTCGTCAAAGCCAGTGACTTCGGCACTCTGCAATACGGCTCGAAACTGCTCAACGTGACCTTCGACCCGACCATCGGCGAAGAACTGGCCAGCTACAGCCATGACGACGACGGCAGTGCTGCCAGCAAGCAGTTCCTGATCCGCGACGGCTTGCTCCTGCGTCCGCTGGGCGGGGCCTTGTCGCAGTTCCGCTCGGGCCTGGACGGCGTTGCCAACAGCCGCGCCTGTGGCTGGAACCGGGCGCCTATCGATCGCATGGCCAACCTCAATATCGAGCCAGGCGACCAGAGCCTCGAGCAGCTGATCGTCAATATCGAACACGGCATCCTGATGCGCACCAACCGCTCCTGGTCCATCGATGATGCACGCAACAAATTCCAGTTCGGCTGTGAGTGGGGCCAGTTGATCGAAAACGGCGAGCTCAAGGGCGTGGTCAAGAATCCCAACTACCGAGGGATTTCCGCGCAGTTCTGGGGCAACCTCAGCGCGGTTGGCGACGCCAGCACCTTGCAGGTTCTCGGGACGCCGAACTGCGGCAAGGGCGAGCCGAACCAGGTGGTGCGGGTCGGGCACGCCTCACCTGCCTGCGTATTCAGCCAGATCGACGTATTCGGAGGAGACGCCTGA
- the putA gene encoding trifunctional transcriptional regulator/proline dehydrogenase/L-glutamate gamma-semialdehyde dehydrogenase, translating into MATTTLGVKLDDPTRERLKAAAQSIDRTPHWLIKQAIFNYLEKLEGGATLTELNGQSIINGDEAGEILGDHSHQCFLEFAESILPQSVLRSAITAAYRRPEPEVVPMLLEQARLPAAMAEATNKLAAGIAEKLRNQKSAGGRAGIVQGLLQEFSLSSQEGVALMCLAEALLRIPDKGTRDALIRDKISTGNWQPHLGNSPSLFVNAATWGLLLTGKLVSTHNESGLTSSLSRIIGKSGEPMIRKGVDMAMRLMGEQFVTGETIAEALANASKFEAKGFRYSYDMLGEAALTEHDAQKYLASYEQAIHSIGKASHGRGIYEGPGISIKLSALHPRYSRAQYERVMDELYPRLLSLTLLAKQYDIGLNIDAEEADRLELSLDLLERLCFEPQLTGWNGIGFVIQAYQKRCPYVIDYVIDLARRSRHRLMIRLVKGAYWDSEIKRAQVEGLEGYPVYTRKVYTDVSYIACARKLLSVPEVIYPQFATHNAHTLSAIYHIAGQNYYPGQYEFQCLHGMGEPLYEQVVGKVADGKLNRPCRVYAPVGTHETLLAYLVRRLLENGANTSFVNRIADQSISIQELVADPVATIEQMATQEGNTGLPHPRIPLPRDLYGAERANSAGIDMANEHRLASLSCALLATAHNDWKAAPMLGCASSNEAAAPVLNPSDHRDVVGHVQEATVADVDNAIQCALNAAPIWQATPPAERAAILERAADLMEAEIQPLMGLLAREAGKTFANAIAEVREAVDFLRYYAVQARNDFSNDAHRPLGPVVCISPWNFPLAIFSGQVAAALAAGNPVLAKPAEQTPLVAAQAVRLLLEAGIPEGVVQLLPGRGETVGARLVGDDRVKGVMFTGSTEVARLLQRNIAGRLDAQGRPIPLIAETGGQNAMIVDSSALTEQVVIDVVSSAFDSAGQRCSALRVLCLQEDSADRVIEMLKGAMAESRLGNPERLNVDIGPVIDAEAKAGIEKHIQGMRDKGRSVYQVAIANGEEIKRGTFVMPTLIELESFDELQREIFGPVLHVVRYNRKNLDQLIEQINASGYGLTLGVHTRIDETIAKVIDTVNAGNVYVNRNIVGAVVGVQPFGGEGLSGTGPKAGGPLYLYRLLSTRPADAIEQSFQRTDAGNAPDTRLRDELSKPLQALKAWAASNQLNELGSLCEQFAKQSQSGISRLLAGPTGERNSYTILPREHVLCLAEVEADLLTQLAAVLAVGSSAVWPEGELTKTLRNRLPKDVQARIKLVGDWTKDEVVFDAVLHHGHSDQLRAVCEQVAKRAGAIVGVHGLSSGETSIALERLVIERALSVNTAAAGGNASLMTIG; encoded by the coding sequence ATGGCGACGACCACCCTTGGGGTCAAACTTGACGACCCAACCCGTGAGCGACTCAAAGCAGCTGCGCAGTCCATTGACCGCACACCGCACTGGTTGATCAAGCAAGCGATCTTCAATTACCTGGAGAAGCTCGAGGGTGGTGCCACCCTGACCGAACTCAACGGTCAGTCGATCATCAATGGCGATGAAGCCGGTGAAATCCTGGGCGATCACAGCCACCAGTGTTTCCTCGAATTTGCCGAAAGCATCCTCCCACAATCAGTACTGCGTTCGGCCATCACTGCCGCCTATCGCCGTCCTGAGCCGGAAGTGGTGCCAATGCTGCTGGAGCAGGCTCGCCTGCCTGCGGCCATGGCCGAGGCTACCAACAAGCTGGCCGCCGGCATCGCCGAAAAACTGCGTAACCAGAAGAGCGCTGGCGGCCGTGCCGGTATCGTCCAGGGCCTGCTGCAGGAATTTTCCCTGTCGTCGCAGGAAGGCGTGGCCCTGATGTGCCTGGCCGAAGCCCTGCTGCGTATCCCGGACAAAGGCACCCGTGATGCCCTGATCCGCGACAAGATCAGCACCGGCAACTGGCAGCCGCACCTGGGCAACAGCCCGTCGCTGTTCGTCAACGCCGCCACCTGGGGCCTGCTGCTGACCGGCAAACTGGTCTCGACCCACAACGAATCCGGCCTCACTTCCTCGCTCAGCCGCATCATCGGCAAGAGCGGCGAGCCGATGATCCGCAAGGGCGTCGACATGGCCATGCGCCTGATGGGCGAGCAGTTCGTCACCGGCGAAACCATCGCCGAAGCCCTGGCCAACGCCAGCAAGTTCGAAGCCAAGGGCTTCCGCTACTCCTACGACATGCTCGGCGAAGCCGCACTGACCGAGCACGACGCACAGAAATACCTGGCCTCCTACGAGCAGGCGATCCACTCGATCGGTAAAGCCTCGCACGGCCGTGGCATCTACGAAGGTCCGGGCATCTCGATCAAGCTCTCGGCCCTGCACCCACGCTACAGCCGCGCCCAGTACGAGCGTGTGATGGACGAGCTGTACCCGCGTCTGCTGTCGCTGACCCTGCTGGCCAAGCAATACGACATCGGCCTGAACATCGACGCCGAGGAAGCCGACCGCCTGGAGCTGTCGCTGGACCTGCTCGAGCGCCTGTGCTTCGAACCACAGCTGACCGGCTGGAACGGTATCGGCTTCGTGATCCAGGCTTACCAGAAGCGCTGCCCGTACGTGATCGACTATGTCATCGACCTGGCCCGCCGCAGCCGTCACCGCCTGATGATCCGTCTGGTGAAGGGCGCCTACTGGGACAGCGAGATCAAGCGCGCCCAGGTTGAAGGCCTGGAAGGCTACCCGGTCTACACCCGCAAGGTGTACACCGACGTCTCCTACATTGCCTGCGCACGCAAGCTGCTGTCGGTACCGGAAGTCATCTACCCACAGTTCGCTACGCACAACGCCCACACCCTGTCGGCCATCTACCATATCGCCGGTCAGAACTACTACCCGGGTCAGTACGAGTTCCAGTGCCTACACGGCATGGGTGAACCGCTGTACGAACAGGTTGTCGGCAAGGTTGCCGATGGCAAGCTGAACCGTCCGTGCCGCGTGTACGCGCCGGTCGGTACCCACGAAACCCTGCTGGCCTACCTGGTTCGCCGCCTGCTGGAAAACGGCGCCAACACCTCGTTCGTCAACCGTATTGCCGACCAGTCGATCTCGATCCAGGAACTGGTTGCCGACCCGGTTGCCACCATCGAGCAGATGGCGACCCAGGAAGGCAACACCGGCCTGCCGCATCCACGCATTCCATTGCCGCGTGACCTGTACGGTGCCGAGCGAGCCAACTCCGCCGGTATCGACATGGCCAACGAGCATCGCCTGGCGTCGCTGTCCTGCGCCCTGCTGGCCACCGCACACAACGACTGGAAAGCCGCACCGATGCTTGGCTGCGCCTCCAGCAACGAAGCCGCTGCGCCGGTGCTGAACCCGTCCGATCACCGTGACGTGGTCGGTCATGTCCAGGAAGCCACGGTTGCCGACGTCGACAATGCCATCCAGTGCGCCCTCAACGCCGCACCGATCTGGCAAGCCACGCCGCCCGCCGAGCGTGCTGCGATCCTCGAGCGCGCCGCCGACCTGATGGAAGCCGAGATCCAGCCGCTGATGGGCCTGCTTGCCCGTGAAGCCGGCAAGACCTTCGCCAACGCCATCGCCGAAGTCCGTGAAGCGGTCGACTTCCTGCGCTACTACGCCGTGCAGGCCCGTAACGACTTCAGCAACGATGCCCACCGCCCGTTGGGCCCAGTGGTCTGCATCAGCCCGTGGAACTTCCCGCTGGCAATCTTCAGCGGCCAGGTCGCCGCAGCCCTGGCAGCCGGTAACCCGGTACTCGCCAAGCCTGCCGAACAAACCCCGCTGGTCGCCGCCCAGGCCGTGCGCCTGCTGCTCGAAGCCGGTATCCCTGAAGGCGTGGTGCAGTTGCTGCCAGGTCGCGGTGAAACCGTCGGTGCGCGCCTGGTCGGTGACGATCGGGTCAAAGGCGTGATGTTCACCGGCTCCACCGAAGTCGCCCGCCTGCTGCAACGCAACATCGCCGGCCGCCTGGATGCCCAGGGCCGTCCGATTCCGCTGATCGCCGAAACCGGTGGCCAGAACGCGATGATCGTCGACTCCTCAGCACTCACCGAACAAGTCGTCATCGACGTCGTTTCCTCGGCTTTCGACAGCGCCGGTCAGCGCTGCTCGGCACTGCGCGTGCTGTGCCTGCAGGAAGACTCGGCCGACCGCGTGATCGAGATGCTCAAGGGCGCCATGGCCGAAAGCCGCCTGGGTAACCCTGAGCGCCTGAACGTGGACATTGGCCCGGTGATCGACGCAGAAGCCAAGGCCGGTATCGAGAAACACATCCAGGGCATGCGCGACAAAGGCCGCTCGGTGTACCAGGTTGCCATCGCCAATGGCGAAGAGATCAAACGTGGCACCTTCGTCATGCCGACCCTGATCGAGCTGGAAAGCTTCGACGAGCTGCAACGCGAGATCTTCGGCCCGGTTCTGCACGTGGTGCGCTACAACCGCAAGAACCTCGACCAGCTGATCGAGCAGATCAACGCTTCCGGTTACGGCCTGACCCTGGGTGTTCACACCCGGATCGACGAAACCATCGCCAAGGTCATCGACACCGTCAACGCCGGTAACGTCTACGTCAACCGCAACATCGTCGGTGCCGTGGTCGGCGTTCAGCCGTTCGGTGGTGAAGGCCTGTCCGGCACCGGTCCGAAAGCCGGTGGCCCGCTGTACCTGTACCGCCTGCTGTCGACCCGTCCGGCCGATGCCATCGAGCAATCGTTCCAGCGCACCGACGCCGGCAACGCCCCGGACACCCGTCTGCGCGACGAGTTGAGCAAGCCACTGCAAGCGCTTAAAGCCTGGGCGGCAAGCAACCAGCTGAACGAGCTGGGTAGCCTCTGCGAACAGTTCGCCAAGCAATCGCAAAGCGGTATCAGCCGCCTGCTGGCCGGCCCGACCGGTGAGCGCAACAGCTACACCATCCTGCCGCGTGAGCATGTGCTGTGCCTGGCTGAAGTCGAGGCCGACCTGCTGACCCAGCTGGCTGCGGTTCTGGCCGTGGGCAGCTCGGCGGTGTGGCCGGAAGGCGAACTGACCAAGACCCTGCGCAACCGTCTGCCGAAAGACGTACAGGCACGCATCAAGCTGGTGGGCGACTGGACCAAGGATGAGGTGGTGTTCGATGCCGTCCTGCACCACGGCCATTCCGACCAGTTGCGCGCAGTCTGCGAGCAAGTGGCCAAGCGTGCCGGTGCCATCGTCGGCGTCCATGGCCTGTCGTCGGGCGAAACCTCGATTGCCCTGGAGCGTCTGGTGATCGAGCGGGCGTTGAGTGTTAACACTGCTGCTGCAGGTGGTAACGCGAGCTTGATGACTATCGGCTGA
- a CDS encoding acyl-CoA dehydrogenase: MSETLLSARNLAFELYEVLDAEALTQRPRFAEHNRETFDAALNTARTIAEKYFAPHNRKGDEHEPRYENGEALLIPEVKPAIDAFLEAGFLNATRDFEAGGMQLPTLLSQACFAHFQAANAGTTAYPFLTMGAANLIESFGSDEQKRLFLQPMIEGRFFGTMALTEPHAGSSLADIRTRAEPASDGSYRLRGNKIFISGGDHPLSENIVHMVLAKLPDAPPGVKGISLFIVPKFLVNADGSLGPRNDVLLAGLFHKMGWRGTTSTALNFGDNGHCVGYLVGKPHQGLACMFQMMNEARIGVGMGAVMLGYAGYLYSLEYARQRPQGRLVDNKDPTTAAVPIIGHSDVKRMLLTQKAYVEGAFDLGLYAARLFDETQSGETEAQRQHAHELLDLLTPIVKSWPSEFCLKANELAIQILGGHGYIREYPVEQYYRDNRLNPIHEGTHGIQSLDLLGRKLAQNGGAGLKQLVRLIAGTCEQARAFASLDHLRTPLEQLQVRLQSVTLGLLGDLAQGHVNSALANSALYLKAFGHCVIGWRWLEQAIRAEQGLAQGNPADQDFYQGKLQAARYFLTWEVPGCHNELALLEARDDTCLSMRDEWF, from the coding sequence ATGTCCGAGACCCTGCTCAGCGCCCGCAACCTGGCCTTCGAACTCTACGAAGTGCTCGACGCCGAGGCCCTCACCCAACGCCCACGTTTTGCCGAACACAACCGCGAAACCTTCGATGCCGCGTTGAACACGGCGCGGACCATTGCCGAGAAGTACTTCGCGCCACACAACCGCAAGGGCGACGAACACGAGCCGCGTTACGAGAATGGCGAAGCGCTGCTGATCCCCGAGGTCAAACCCGCGATCGATGCCTTCCTCGAAGCCGGTTTCCTCAACGCCACCCGCGACTTCGAGGCCGGCGGCATGCAGTTGCCGACGCTGCTTTCGCAAGCCTGTTTTGCCCATTTCCAGGCGGCCAACGCCGGGACCACGGCGTATCCGTTCCTGACCATGGGCGCCGCCAACCTGATCGAAAGCTTCGGCAGCGATGAGCAGAAACGCCTGTTCCTGCAACCGATGATCGAAGGCCGCTTCTTCGGCACCATGGCCCTGACCGAACCTCACGCAGGTTCATCCCTGGCCGATATCCGCACCCGCGCAGAACCCGCCAGCGACGGCAGCTATCGGCTGCGCGGCAACAAGATATTCATCTCTGGCGGCGACCACCCGTTGTCGGAAAACATCGTGCACATGGTGCTGGCCAAACTGCCGGACGCGCCGCCCGGGGTGAAGGGCATTTCGCTGTTCATCGTGCCCAAGTTCCTGGTCAATGCCGATGGCAGTCTGGGGCCACGCAACGACGTACTGCTGGCCGGGTTGTTCCACAAGATGGGCTGGCGCGGCACCACCTCGACAGCGCTGAATTTCGGCGACAACGGACACTGTGTCGGCTACCTGGTGGGCAAGCCGCACCAGGGGCTGGCCTGCATGTTCCAGATGATGAACGAAGCCCGCATCGGGGTCGGCATGGGCGCGGTAATGCTCGGTTACGCGGGCTACCTGTACTCGCTCGAGTACGCGCGCCAGCGGCCGCAAGGACGTCTGGTCGATAACAAGGACCCGACCACCGCTGCCGTACCGATCATCGGCCATAGCGATGTAAAGCGCATGCTGCTGACCCAGAAAGCCTACGTCGAAGGCGCCTTCGACCTGGGTCTGTACGCGGCGCGGCTGTTCGATGAAACCCAGAGCGGCGAAACCGAGGCGCAGCGTCAACACGCACATGAATTGCTCGATTTGCTGACCCCGATCGTCAAATCCTGGCCCTCGGAGTTCTGCCTCAAGGCCAATGAACTGGCGATCCAGATCCTCGGTGGCCACGGTTATATCCGCGAATACCCGGTCGAACAGTATTACCGCGACAACCGTCTGAACCCGATTCACGAAGGCACCCACGGCATCCAGTCGCTCGACCTGCTCGGCCGCAAGCTGGCGCAGAACGGTGGCGCCGGGCTCAAGCAACTGGTGCGCCTGATTGCCGGGACCTGCGAGCAGGCGCGCGCATTCGCCAGCCTGGATCACCTGCGCACGCCGCTGGAGCAATTGCAGGTTCGCCTGCAGAGCGTAACGCTGGGCCTGCTCGGCGACCTGGCTCAAGGTCATGTCAACAGCGCCCTGGCCAACTCCGCGCTGTACCTCAAAGCCTTTGGTCACTGCGTGATCGGCTGGCGCTGGCTGGAGCAGGCGATCCGCGCCGAACAAGGACTGGCTCAAGGCAATCCGGCCGACCAAGACTTCTATCAGGGCAAATTGCAGGCCGCGCGTTATTTCCTGACCTGGGAAGTGCCGGGCTGCCATAATGAGCTGGCATTGCTCGAGGCCCGCGACGATACCTGCCTGAGCATGCGCGACGAGTGGTTCTGA